In the genome of Quercus robur chromosome 3, dhQueRobu3.1, whole genome shotgun sequence, one region contains:
- the LOC126718563 gene encoding WAT1-related protein At5g40240-like isoform X4, which yields MEKLDWRSSNSQVKIIGTIISISGAFIVTLYKGLPLLTTPLHSNLSHKLLVQMSNWVIGGLLLAADAMLASTWLILQAWMLKKYPAELIVVFFYCFFVAIQSAVVSLVVERDLSSWSLQPNMRLIAVLYSAVFGSAFQVGISAWCLHKTGPLFVAMFKPVGIVISVFIGVIFLGDNFYLGSLIGAILIVVGFYCVMWGKAKEQKTGEETRISFLESSREKVPLLQNSSEEI from the exons ATGGAGAAACTAGATTGGAGAAGCTCCAATAGCCAAGTTAAAATCATTGGAACCATTATCTCAATTTCAGGGGCATTCATTGTGACTTTATACAAGGGCCTTCCCCTGCTGACGACACCCTTACATTCAAACTTATCTCATAAACTTCTTGTGCAAATGTCAAACTGGGTCATTGGAGGATTACTCCTGGCAGCTGATGCTATGCTGGCTTCAACATGGCTTATTTTGCAG GCATGGATGCTTAAGAAATACCCAGCAGAGTTGATTGTAGTCTTTTTCTACTGCTTCTTTGTGGCCATTCAATCTGCAGTGGTCTCTTTGGTTGTGGAAAGAGACCTAAGTTCTTGGAGTCTACAACCTAATATGAGGTTGATTGCTGTTCTATATTCG GCAGTGTTTGGTTCAGCATTCCAAGTTGGCATTTCTGCATGGTGCCTGCACAAGACGGGGCCCCTTTTTGTTGCTATGTTCAAGCCTGTGGGGATTGTCATTTCAGTTTTCATAGGTGTTATCTTCTTAGGAGATAATTTCTATCTTGGAAG TCTGATTGGAGCAATTCTGATTGTCGTCGGATTTTATTGTGTGATGTGGGGAAAGGCCAAAGAGCAGAAGACGGGAGAGGAAACTAGGATAAGTTTCTTGGAGTCAAGCAGAGAAAAGGTTCCTCTCTTGCAAAACAGTAGTGAAGAAATATAG
- the LOC126718563 gene encoding WAT1-related protein At3g28050-like isoform X1, whose product MGMEKVALPFVGMVMAEFAQVGLMIVGKEAMSKGMSNLVFIFYSNAFASLILLPSALLFHSRSQSPRPQLSFCILCGFFLLGLIGFIVQALGYAGILYSSPTLATAILNLTPAFTFILAVTFRMEKLDWRSSNSQVKIIGTIISISGAFIVTLYKGLPLLTTPLHSNLSHKLLVQMSNWVIGGLLLAADAMLASTWLILQAWMLKKYPAELIVVFFYCFFVAIQSAVVSLVVERDLSSWSLQPNMRLIAVLYSAVFGSAFQVGISAWCLHKTGPLFVAMFKPVGIVISVFIGVIFLGDNFYLGSLIGAILIVVGFYCVMWGKAKEQKTGEETRISFLESSREKVPLLQNSSEEI is encoded by the exons ATGGGAATGGAAAAGGTAGCTCTGCCATTTGTGGGCATGGTGATGGCAGAGTTTGCCCAAGTTGGTCTAATGATAGTTGGCAAAGAAGCCATGTCTAAGGGTATGAGCAACTTGGTCTTCATCTTCTACTCCAATGCCTTTGCCTCTCTCATCCTTCTCCCCTCTGCCCTTCTCTTCCacag CAGATCACAATCACCGCGTCCTCAGCTTTCTTTCTGCATTCTTTGTGGGTTCTTCTTGCTTGGCCTTATTGG ttttatTGTGCAGGCTTTAGGGTATGCTGGGATTTTGTATAGCTCTCCTACGCTTGCAACGGCCATTCTCAACCTTACCCCAGCTTTTACCTTCATTCTGGCCGTTACTTTCAG GATGGAGAAACTAGATTGGAGAAGCTCCAATAGCCAAGTTAAAATCATTGGAACCATTATCTCAATTTCAGGGGCATTCATTGTGACTTTATACAAGGGCCTTCCCCTGCTGACGACACCCTTACATTCAAACTTATCTCATAAACTTCTTGTGCAAATGTCAAACTGGGTCATTGGAGGATTACTCCTGGCAGCTGATGCTATGCTGGCTTCAACATGGCTTATTTTGCAG GCATGGATGCTTAAGAAATACCCAGCAGAGTTGATTGTAGTCTTTTTCTACTGCTTCTTTGTGGCCATTCAATCTGCAGTGGTCTCTTTGGTTGTGGAAAGAGACCTAAGTTCTTGGAGTCTACAACCTAATATGAGGTTGATTGCTGTTCTATATTCG GCAGTGTTTGGTTCAGCATTCCAAGTTGGCATTTCTGCATGGTGCCTGCACAAGACGGGGCCCCTTTTTGTTGCTATGTTCAAGCCTGTGGGGATTGTCATTTCAGTTTTCATAGGTGTTATCTTCTTAGGAGATAATTTCTATCTTGGAAG TCTGATTGGAGCAATTCTGATTGTCGTCGGATTTTATTGTGTGATGTGGGGAAAGGCCAAAGAGCAGAAGACGGGAGAGGAAACTAGGATAAGTTTCTTGGAGTCAAGCAGAGAAAAGGTTCCTCTCTTGCAAAACAGTAGTGAAGAAATATAG
- the LOC126718563 gene encoding WAT1-related protein At5g40240-like isoform X3, with product MGMEKVALPFVGMVMAEFAQVGLMIVGKEAMSKGMSNLVFIFYSNAFASLILLPSALLFHSRSQSPRPQLSFCILCGFFLLGLIGFIVQALGYAGILYSSPTLATAILNLTPAFTFILAVTFRMEKLDWRSSNSQVKIIGTIISISGAFIVTLYKGLPLLTTPLHSNLSHKLLVQMSNWVIGGLLLAADAMLASTWLILQAWMLKKYPAELIVVFFYCFFVAIQSAVVSLVVERDLSSWSLQPNMRQCLVQHSKLAFLHGACTRRGPFLLLCSSLWGLSFQFS from the exons ATGGGAATGGAAAAGGTAGCTCTGCCATTTGTGGGCATGGTGATGGCAGAGTTTGCCCAAGTTGGTCTAATGATAGTTGGCAAAGAAGCCATGTCTAAGGGTATGAGCAACTTGGTCTTCATCTTCTACTCCAATGCCTTTGCCTCTCTCATCCTTCTCCCCTCTGCCCTTCTCTTCCacag CAGATCACAATCACCGCGTCCTCAGCTTTCTTTCTGCATTCTTTGTGGGTTCTTCTTGCTTGGCCTTATTGG ttttatTGTGCAGGCTTTAGGGTATGCTGGGATTTTGTATAGCTCTCCTACGCTTGCAACGGCCATTCTCAACCTTACCCCAGCTTTTACCTTCATTCTGGCCGTTACTTTCAG GATGGAGAAACTAGATTGGAGAAGCTCCAATAGCCAAGTTAAAATCATTGGAACCATTATCTCAATTTCAGGGGCATTCATTGTGACTTTATACAAGGGCCTTCCCCTGCTGACGACACCCTTACATTCAAACTTATCTCATAAACTTCTTGTGCAAATGTCAAACTGGGTCATTGGAGGATTACTCCTGGCAGCTGATGCTATGCTGGCTTCAACATGGCTTATTTTGCAG GCATGGATGCTTAAGAAATACCCAGCAGAGTTGATTGTAGTCTTTTTCTACTGCTTCTTTGTGGCCATTCAATCTGCAGTGGTCTCTTTGGTTGTGGAAAGAGACCTAAGTTCTTGGAGTCTACAACCTAATATGAG GCAGTGTTTGGTTCAGCATTCCAAGTTGGCATTTCTGCATGGTGCCTGCACAAGACGGGGCCCCTTTTTGTTGCTATGTTCAAGCCTGTGGGGATTGTCATTTCAGTTTTCATAG
- the LOC126719845 gene encoding LOW QUALITY PROTEIN: WAT1-related protein At1g70260 (The sequence of the model RefSeq protein was modified relative to this genomic sequence to represent the inferred CDS: deleted 3 bases in 2 codons; substituted 1 base at 1 genomic stop codon), with product MWVRAVLLEEVVPFIAMVTMEGCAIGLTILSKTAMTNGMSPIVFVVYTNAIASILLLFPYSFIFHCWDRITVAQNFAFLGLSYSSPILVCAMGLLIPAFSFMLSLIVELKNFIGRTKLEXRSSSFQAKVVGNLISIMGAIMVELYKGTEMLKTSVSSPYVLQFKEQLFIFSSTPEHWVLGGILLAATSLSVSTWNIIQLGTVKQYPELEVMKAVSFYSLMGTIQCTVFTLIVEKKNLSAWKLKINMELLLIVLTAVFGGVVRTRVHIWCMQIKGPFYVPVFKPIGIVFATIFGISFFANSLHYGSVMGAIIIGIGYYTVMWGQIREEEEHEDHGVQSADFIEKRVPLLQEEMQV from the exons ATGTGGGTGAGGGCTGTACTACTTGAGGAAGTAGTGCCTTTCATAGCGATGGTTACTATGGAAGGTTGCGCCATAGGATTGACAATTTTGTCTAAAACAGCCATGACAAATGGGATGAGCCCTATCGTATTTGTTGTCTATACCAATGCTATTGCTTCCATCCTCCTCCTCTTCCCTTATTCCTTCATATTTCACTGCTGGGACAg GATAACTGTAGCTCAGAACTTTGCATTCCTCGGCCTA AGTTACAGTTCTCCAATTCTAGTATGTGCAATGGGCCTTTTGATCCCTGCTTTTTCGTTCATGCTCTCTCTCATAG ttgaactgaaaaactttatTGG GAGGACAAAATTAGAGTAGAGAAGCTCAAGCTTCCAAGCTAAAGTAGTAGGCAACTTGATATCAATCATGGGAGCCATAATGGTGGAACTTTATAAAGGCACAGAAATGCTTAAAACATCTGTTTCTTCTCCATACGTTCTTCAATTCAAAGAgcaacttttcatcttctcttcAACCCCAGAACACTGGGTTCTTGGTGGCATCTTGCTTGCTGCTACTTCCTTGTCTGTTTCAACATGGAACATTAT TCAACTGGGAACCGTGAAACAATATCCAGAACTAGAAGTGATGAAGGCGGTCTCTTTCTATAGCTTAATGGGGACAATCCAGTGTACAGTATTCACTTtaattgtagaa aaaaaaaatctaagtgctTGGAAATTAAAGATTAACATGGAGCTCCTTCTCATAGTTTTAACA GCAGTCTTTGGGGGTGTAGTCCGTACTCGTGTCCATATATGGTGCATGCAAATAAAGGGCCCTTTTTATGTGCCAGTGTTCAAGCCAATTGGGATTGTTTTTGCAACCATTTTTGGTATTAGCTTCTTTGCAAATAGTCTTCATTATGGAAG TGTGATGGGAGCAATTATAATTGGAATCGGATATTATACTGTGATGTGGGGACAAATTAGAGAAgaggaagaacatgaagatcaTGGTGTTCAGAGTGCGGATTTCATAGAAAAGAGGGTCCCTCTCTTGCAAGAAGAGATGCAAGTCTAG
- the LOC126718563 gene encoding WAT1-related protein At5g40240-like isoform X2, which produces MGMEKVALPFVGMVMAEFAQVGLMIVGKEAMSKGMSNLVFIFYSNAFASLILLPSALLFHRSQSPRPQLSFCILCGFFLLGLIGFIVQALGYAGILYSSPTLATAILNLTPAFTFILAVTFRMEKLDWRSSNSQVKIIGTIISISGAFIVTLYKGLPLLTTPLHSNLSHKLLVQMSNWVIGGLLLAADAMLASTWLILQAWMLKKYPAELIVVFFYCFFVAIQSAVVSLVVERDLSSWSLQPNMRLIAVLYSAVFGSAFQVGISAWCLHKTGPLFVAMFKPVGIVISVFIGVIFLGDNFYLGSLIGAILIVVGFYCVMWGKAKEQKTGEETRISFLESSREKVPLLQNSSEEI; this is translated from the exons ATGGGAATGGAAAAGGTAGCTCTGCCATTTGTGGGCATGGTGATGGCAGAGTTTGCCCAAGTTGGTCTAATGATAGTTGGCAAAGAAGCCATGTCTAAGGGTATGAGCAACTTGGTCTTCATCTTCTACTCCAATGCCTTTGCCTCTCTCATCCTTCTCCCCTCTGCCCTTCTCTTCCacag ATCACAATCACCGCGTCCTCAGCTTTCTTTCTGCATTCTTTGTGGGTTCTTCTTGCTTGGCCTTATTGG ttttatTGTGCAGGCTTTAGGGTATGCTGGGATTTTGTATAGCTCTCCTACGCTTGCAACGGCCATTCTCAACCTTACCCCAGCTTTTACCTTCATTCTGGCCGTTACTTTCAG GATGGAGAAACTAGATTGGAGAAGCTCCAATAGCCAAGTTAAAATCATTGGAACCATTATCTCAATTTCAGGGGCATTCATTGTGACTTTATACAAGGGCCTTCCCCTGCTGACGACACCCTTACATTCAAACTTATCTCATAAACTTCTTGTGCAAATGTCAAACTGGGTCATTGGAGGATTACTCCTGGCAGCTGATGCTATGCTGGCTTCAACATGGCTTATTTTGCAG GCATGGATGCTTAAGAAATACCCAGCAGAGTTGATTGTAGTCTTTTTCTACTGCTTCTTTGTGGCCATTCAATCTGCAGTGGTCTCTTTGGTTGTGGAAAGAGACCTAAGTTCTTGGAGTCTACAACCTAATATGAGGTTGATTGCTGTTCTATATTCG GCAGTGTTTGGTTCAGCATTCCAAGTTGGCATTTCTGCATGGTGCCTGCACAAGACGGGGCCCCTTTTTGTTGCTATGTTCAAGCCTGTGGGGATTGTCATTTCAGTTTTCATAGGTGTTATCTTCTTAGGAGATAATTTCTATCTTGGAAG TCTGATTGGAGCAATTCTGATTGTCGTCGGATTTTATTGTGTGATGTGGGGAAAGGCCAAAGAGCAGAAGACGGGAGAGGAAACTAGGATAAGTTTCTTGGAGTCAAGCAGAGAAAAGGTTCCTCTCTTGCAAAACAGTAGTGAAGAAATATAG